A genomic segment from Streptomyces sp. NBC_01233 encodes:
- a CDS encoding GTP-binding protein: MYLDPDVSHAVKILIVGHFGVGKTTCIGSLSEIEPLRTEEEITEASVGFDDLSGTPDKTTTTVAMDFGRLTLSDTLVLYLFGTPGQERFKEMWEELSRGALGALVLVDPERLHESFPVLDLVERFGLTYAIAVNHFEGTTHYPLDEVREALNLTDETPVVECDVRDENSSAQALITLVKHLMSQLG, from the coding sequence GTGTACCTGGATCCAGATGTCTCCCACGCGGTGAAGATCCTCATTGTGGGGCACTTCGGGGTCGGCAAGACCACCTGCATCGGCAGCCTCTCCGAGATCGAGCCCCTGCGGACCGAGGAAGAGATCACCGAGGCCAGCGTGGGCTTCGATGACCTGTCGGGCACGCCCGACAAGACGACCACCACCGTCGCCATGGACTTCGGCCGGCTGACCCTCAGCGACACCCTGGTGCTCTACCTCTTCGGTACGCCCGGCCAGGAACGTTTCAAGGAGATGTGGGAGGAGCTCTCCCGGGGCGCCCTGGGCGCACTCGTCCTGGTCGATCCGGAGCGGCTGCACGAGTCCTTCCCCGTCCTGGACCTCGTCGAGCGCTTCGGCCTGACGTACGCCATCGCCGTGAACCACTTCGAGGGCACCACGCACTACCCACTCGACGAGGTGCGCGAAGCGCTGAACCTCACCGACGAGACCCCTGTCGTGGAGTGCGACGTACGGGATGAGAACTCCTCGGCGCAGGCCCTCATCACCCTCGTGAAACACCTCATGTCCCAACTCGGCTAG
- a CDS encoding DUF742 domain-containing protein, translating into MPEGSGQDEELELTSPLVPLFVITNGRALPPDHEYEHTTLVTATGAENGQVAARTLSPEAGRVMDLVADGFLSVAEVAGHTHLPLGVVRILLAQLEEDGLILARTPIPRAERVDRELVSAVLEGLKNRFGA; encoded by the coding sequence ATGCCTGAGGGGTCCGGACAGGACGAAGAGCTGGAACTGACGTCTCCGTTAGTCCCCCTCTTCGTGATCACGAACGGACGAGCGCTGCCCCCGGACCACGAGTACGAGCACACGACGCTCGTGACGGCGACAGGGGCGGAGAACGGACAGGTCGCGGCACGCACGCTGTCGCCGGAAGCGGGGCGGGTCATGGACCTGGTCGCGGACGGATTCCTGTCCGTGGCCGAGGTGGCGGGGCACACGCACCTGCCCTTGGGCGTCGTCCGCATCCTGCTGGCGCAGCTGGAGGAAGACGGCCTCATCCTCGCGAGGACACCGATACCGCGCGCCGAACGTGTCGACAGAGAACTGGTCAGTGCCGTGCTCGAAGGCCTGAAGAATCGATTCGGAGCGTAA
- a CDS encoding family 43 glycosylhydrolase: MHRRRPVVLTRRPVPAHRQGTTGLPGRAGGAIDAASHTEDGRRYLLWKNDGNCCELATRIYLQPVSWDGTRTTGEPVALIGQDREWEGKLVEAPTLVRRDGRYVLFYSADFYGDHHYKTSYAVATRLTGPYVKATTPLMSTESFSGTVRGPGGQDVVTGPDGQDRILFHGWSHDGPERRFLYAADLGFADGRPVVRGSKVLHQAESARVHRAVVRDAAEALDGRAVGGIDHPDSFVEFSVFAASAGPHTLTVRYGNGSRDGADGPVPASHSLTVNGQAPADGRVDYPYTGWDNWQQASVPVSLRRGWNTVRLTKGDYYAELDSVEVA; the protein is encoded by the coding sequence GTGCATCGGCGTCGCCCTGTCGTCCTCACCCGACGGCCCGTTCCTGCCCACCGGCAAGGGACCACTGGTCTGCCCGGCCGAGCAGGGGGCGCCATCGACGCCGCGAGCCATACGGAGGACGGCCGGCGGTACCTGCTCTGGAAGAACGACGGGAACTGCTGCGAGCTGGCCACCCGGATCTACCTGCAGCCGGTCTCCTGGGACGGAACCCGTACGACGGGAGAGCCCGTCGCTTTGATCGGGCAGGACCGCGAATGGGAGGGGAAACTTGTCGAGGCCCCGACCCTCGTGCGGCGTGACGGCCGCTACGTGCTGTTCTACTCGGCCGACTTCTACGGTGACCACCACTACAAGACGAGCTACGCGGTGGCCACTCGGCTGACGGGCCCCTACGTCAAGGCGACGACGCCGCTGATGTCCACCGAGTCCTTCAGCGGCACGGTCCGCGGCCCCGGAGGGCAGGATGTCGTGACCGGTCCGGACGGGCAGGACCGGATCCTCTTCCACGGCTGGAGTCATGACGGCCCCGAGCGACGCTTCCTGTACGCGGCGGACCTCGGCTTCGCGGACGGCCGTCCGGTCGTTCGCGGCAGCAAGGTACTCCATCAGGCGGAGAGCGCACGGGTGCACCGGGCGGTCGTCCGTGATGCGGCAGAGGCCCTCGACGGTCGGGCGGTCGGCGGGATCGACCACCCGGACAGCTTCGTCGAGTTCTCCGTCTTCGCCGCCTCGGCGGGACCGCACACGCTGACGGTCCGGTACGGCAACGGTTCCCGGGACGGCGCCGACGGGCCGGTACCGGCCTCCCACAGCCTCACCGTCAACGGGCAGGCTCCGGCCGACGGACGGGTGGACTATCCGTACACCGGATGGGACAACTGGCAGCAGGCGAGCGTGCCTGTCTCCTTGCGTCGGGGCTGGAACACCGTACGCCTGACCAAGGGCGATTACTACGCGGAACTCGACTCCGTGGAAGTGGCCTGA
- a CDS encoding enoyl-CoA hydratase/isomerase family protein, translating into MTEWTPSPVRTRTAPKAIRAEQDGPVLHVRLNPWGQDDTLDTAVLDDLIALLDDLHERPDVRILTLSSLGPDFCLGADRDEYREALADDPSGAGLRRIADKAHRLCQALENTHAVTIARLHGRVIGAGLALAAFCDLRAGADTSRFRMPEVGIGLPPAWGGAMGRLVSEAGASRIRELMLTCDVFDADTAHRIGLLHRTAPLDQLDKVIDSWTRPLVRRSPEALVLTKRMLASYARADRTADVSVLDSHLLAAALHQQARG; encoded by the coding sequence ATGACCGAATGGACCCCCTCCCCCGTGCGCACCCGGACCGCGCCCAAGGCGATCCGTGCCGAGCAGGACGGCCCCGTCCTGCACGTCCGCCTCAACCCCTGGGGGCAGGACGACACGCTGGACACCGCGGTCCTCGACGACCTCATCGCCCTGCTCGACGACCTCCACGAGAGACCCGACGTCCGGATCCTGACGCTGTCGTCGCTGGGTCCGGACTTCTGCCTGGGTGCCGACCGCGACGAGTACCGGGAGGCGCTGGCCGACGATCCGTCGGGGGCGGGCCTGCGGCGCATCGCCGACAAGGCGCACCGCCTGTGCCAGGCCCTGGAGAACACCCACGCGGTCACCATCGCCCGGCTACACGGGCGGGTCATCGGCGCGGGCCTGGCCCTCGCCGCCTTCTGCGATCTGCGCGCCGGTGCCGACACCAGCCGCTTTCGCATGCCGGAGGTCGGCATCGGGCTACCGCCGGCGTGGGGCGGGGCGATGGGACGCCTGGTCTCCGAGGCCGGCGCCTCCAGGATTCGCGAGCTCATGCTCACCTGCGACGTCTTCGACGCCGACACCGCCCACCGTATCGGTCTGCTTCACCGGACCGCCCCGCTCGACCAGCTGGACAAGGTGATCGACTCCTGGACCAGGCCCCTCGTCCGACGCTCGCCCGAAGCACTCGTCCTGACCAAACGGATGCTGGCCAGCTACGCACGGGCGGACAGGACGGCAGACGTCTCCGTGCTCGACTCCCATCTCCTGGCAGCTGCTCTCCACCAGCAAGCAAGGGGCTGA
- a CDS encoding ALQxL family class IV lanthipeptide: MAEFDIDALQVLPEDLRTEDARGEEHAAALITACRWHTSGC; this comes from the coding sequence ATGGCGGAGTTCGACATCGATGCCCTCCAGGTCCTGCCCGAGGACCTCCGTACCGAGGACGCCCGTGGCGAAGAGCACGCCGCCGCGCTGATCACGGCCTGCCGCTGGCACACCAGCGGCTGCTGA
- a CDS encoding roadblock/LC7 domain-containing protein: MTADLSWMLEDIVDNVPRARHAVLLSADGLPRGATAGLAENDVRTISAAMAGMQSLSRATAHFAGPEKDRQWNQTIIEFSHGWNFLIGAGQGSYLAAAAAPDVDMQQISFRMHRLVARLGNNLTSPPRVGHEDAGGARGNAPRQQSPGDAKFVLGELDRAVSEVKGARHAVLLGSDGLPRGATTGMSRDLADTISAAMTGIHAYSRVTSQFAGVAEDAEWRQTVIEFQHGWIFLLAAGPDAFLAAAAEQACDIEEFTTRLHSVVPRLTATATPAKGTGHA, encoded by the coding sequence ATGACCGCAGACCTGTCGTGGATGCTAGAGGACATCGTGGACAACGTGCCCCGGGCACGTCACGCCGTCCTGCTGTCCGCGGACGGCCTCCCTCGCGGTGCGACGGCAGGCCTGGCCGAGAACGATGTGCGCACCATCTCCGCCGCCATGGCCGGAATGCAGTCGCTCAGCCGGGCGACGGCCCACTTCGCCGGACCGGAGAAGGACCGGCAGTGGAACCAGACCATCATCGAGTTCTCGCACGGCTGGAACTTCCTGATCGGGGCGGGGCAGGGCTCGTACCTCGCCGCCGCGGCCGCGCCTGATGTGGACATGCAGCAGATCTCCTTCCGCATGCACCGCCTCGTGGCCCGGCTGGGCAACAACCTCACCTCGCCGCCGCGGGTGGGCCACGAGGACGCCGGAGGGGCGCGGGGGAACGCGCCCCGGCAGCAGAGCCCCGGTGACGCGAAGTTCGTCCTCGGCGAGCTCGACCGGGCGGTGTCCGAGGTCAAGGGCGCCCGGCACGCGGTGCTGCTGGGGTCGGACGGCCTTCCCCGCGGGGCGACCACCGGAATGAGCCGCGATCTGGCGGACACCATCTCCGCGGCCATGACGGGCATCCACGCCTACAGCCGGGTCACCTCCCAGTTCGCGGGGGTCGCCGAGGACGCGGAATGGCGTCAGACGGTCATCGAGTTCCAGCACGGCTGGATCTTCCTGCTGGCCGCCGGCCCCGACGCCTTCCTGGCGGCCGCCGCCGAACAGGCCTGTGACATTGAGGAGTTCACCACCCGGCTGCACTCGGTGGTTCCCAGACTGACCGCGACGGCGACACCGGCGAAGGGGACAGGACATGCCTGA
- a CDS encoding ATP-binding protein, whose protein sequence is MNRDALVWCLVAVAAISVVAVVALVARNRALEAKKEHTEAELRHQLLAADSHLHSSRAELQAFRNEQDATLREAKEAAEENTKSVLKGAASLLQSLAAEQTTLLDAIQRKYGGHAVLSDLLDVNHANAQMARKAQGIAVMCGAPLGRRNRPASVYDVVRSAQGQIRNFHRVAIMQQTGLALKASAVAPVALAVAELLDNAASFSQHDAPIEVTFQRVQNNLCIVIDDAGVSMNDEDRQRATALLSGEITPRLSQLGTQPKFGLPVIGLIARQHGFKVDVTGVSRYGGVRAVVLLPEELWTMEEIPPVQEAPVSNIRRTSENRPHSAPHGAPHSAPQSTPQSAPSRTMHGLPKRGARQAPIASVPDPDPRPDTSWAAPRSPEETGRASGRSLGAFQRGTLSGRNLDATSFEGPEDA, encoded by the coding sequence ATGAATCGAGACGCACTTGTGTGGTGCTTGGTTGCGGTGGCGGCGATATCCGTCGTCGCGGTCGTGGCACTCGTCGCCCGCAACAGAGCGCTGGAGGCGAAGAAGGAGCACACCGAGGCCGAACTGAGGCACCAGCTGCTCGCGGCGGACAGCCACCTGCACTCGTCACGCGCCGAGCTGCAGGCCTTCCGGAACGAGCAGGACGCCACGCTCCGCGAGGCCAAGGAAGCGGCGGAGGAGAACACCAAGTCCGTCCTCAAGGGCGCCGCCAGTCTCCTGCAGAGCCTCGCCGCCGAGCAGACGACGCTGCTGGACGCCATCCAGCGCAAGTACGGCGGACATGCCGTCCTCAGCGACCTGTTGGACGTCAACCACGCCAACGCCCAGATGGCGCGCAAGGCCCAGGGCATCGCCGTCATGTGCGGTGCGCCGCTCGGCCGGCGCAACCGGCCCGCCAGCGTCTACGACGTGGTGCGCAGCGCCCAGGGTCAGATCCGCAACTTCCACCGGGTCGCGATCATGCAGCAGACCGGTCTCGCCCTCAAGGCGTCCGCGGTCGCGCCCGTGGCGCTCGCCGTGGCGGAACTCCTCGACAACGCCGCCAGCTTCTCGCAGCACGACGCGCCGATCGAGGTGACGTTCCAGCGCGTCCAGAACAACCTGTGCATCGTCATCGACGACGCCGGCGTCAGCATGAACGACGAGGACCGGCAGCGGGCGACCGCGCTGCTCTCCGGGGAAATCACTCCCCGCCTGTCGCAGCTCGGCACCCAGCCCAAGTTCGGCCTCCCGGTCATCGGACTGATCGCACGTCAGCACGGCTTCAAGGTGGACGTCACCGGAGTCTCCCGGTACGGCGGCGTCAGGGCCGTCGTCCTCTTGCCCGAGGAGCTGTGGACCATGGAGGAGATACCGCCCGTCCAGGAGGCTCCGGTCAGCAACATCCGGCGCACCTCCGAGAATCGGCCCCACAGTGCGCCCCACGGTGCGCCCCACAGTGCGCCCCAGAGCACGCCGCAGAGCGCCCCGTCGCGCACGATGCACGGTCTGCCCAAGCGCGGCGCGCGCCAGGCGCCCATCGCCAGCGTCCCCGATCCCGACCCCCGCCCCGACACCAGCTGGGCGGCGCCACGGAGCCCGGAAGAGACGGGCCGCGCTTCCGGGCGCAGCCTGGGGGCCTTCCAACGCGGCACGCTCTCCGGCCGCAACCTTGACGCCACCTCGTTCGAAGGGCCCGAAGACGCATGA
- a CDS encoding ABC transporter ATP-binding protein encodes MPPRRRRDHAVTVGTVATQGLVVEGLCKRYGNHAAVDDVSFTLAPGTSLALVGESGSGKTTTVRMLVGLERPDAGTVRLGGRDRSARVRTRAERLSRAREIQMVFQDPYLSLDPRVTAAGCVDEVLRLHTQLDTTARGARVAELLEQVGLGEREGSALPRRLSGGQRQRVAIARALAVEPSVLVLDEAVAALDVSIQAQILELLSTIRREAGIGYLFVTHDLAVVRHIADEVLVLKSGRVVESGPTGHVLDAPQHPYTRLLLDSVPRRGWDPAASVSEPRTLG; translated from the coding sequence ATGCCACCGCGCCGACGAAGGGATCACGCTGTGACCGTCGGAACCGTCGCGACGCAGGGACTCGTCGTCGAGGGGCTGTGCAAGCGGTACGGGAACCACGCAGCCGTCGACGACGTGTCGTTCACCCTGGCACCGGGAACCTCCCTCGCCCTCGTCGGGGAGTCCGGCAGCGGCAAAACCACGACGGTCCGCATGCTCGTCGGCCTGGAGCGCCCGGACGCCGGCACGGTACGCCTCGGCGGCCGGGACCGTTCGGCGCGGGTCCGCACCCGAGCCGAACGCCTCTCCCGGGCCCGGGAGATCCAGATGGTCTTCCAGGACCCGTACCTTTCGCTGGACCCGCGGGTCACGGCGGCCGGATGCGTGGACGAGGTCCTACGGCTCCACACCCAGCTGGACACCACCGCCCGCGGGGCCCGGGTCGCCGAGCTCCTGGAGCAGGTCGGCCTCGGCGAGCGCGAGGGTTCGGCACTGCCTCGGCGCCTCTCCGGCGGGCAGCGCCAGCGTGTGGCCATCGCGCGCGCCCTCGCGGTGGAGCCCAGCGTCCTCGTCCTCGACGAGGCGGTCGCGGCGCTCGACGTCTCCATCCAGGCGCAGATCCTCGAACTGCTCTCCACGATCCGCCGCGAGGCGGGCATCGGCTATCTCTTCGTCACCCACGATCTGGCAGTGGTCCGGCACATCGCGGACGAGGTGCTGGTGCTCAAGTCGGGGAGGGTCGTGGAATCGGGCCCGACCGGCCACGTACTGGACGCACCGCAACACCCGTACACGCGCCTGCTGCTCGACTCCGTACCCCGGCGCGGCTGGGATCCGGCCGCCTCGGTGTCGGAGCCCCGAACGCTCGGCTGA
- a CDS encoding cytochrome P450, with the protein MQQPREPMEIPPGCPAHGNVQMYGPSFGADPDSHYAQLRHYGPSAPVDIAPDVQAELVTSYDAALYVLQNPASFVRDSRRWNALNEGRVPAGSPALPMMGYRPNALFSDGAAHARLRGAVTDSLATVNEHQLIRQTQQSANYLISQFSTDIRGQAELMAEYAQPLPLLVFSELFGCPPEIGDRVIAGISGIFEGTPGADEVLGGALTELIALKRRRPKDDLTTRLMEHPAQLSDEEVLHQLVTLLSGGTAPLAAAIGTSSALYLGEDWQVGLPVEDAVSQTLWNYAPIANYAAHYPTHDVELGDRVVRANDPVLISFAAANTDPKLTEHREQLSAKAHLAFGAGPHACPAKDPAFMITVTAVETLLNQLLDVEMRVPFKALTWAPSPWSRTLVTLPIRFTPKAAPQASKPAGSNAGQASQQQAAVSSPAAGPSRTSTGAAPQPKGGLFSRFLAWTRGE; encoded by the coding sequence ATGCAACAGCCACGTGAACCGATGGAGATACCCCCCGGCTGCCCCGCGCACGGGAACGTCCAGATGTACGGTCCCTCGTTCGGAGCCGACCCCGACAGCCACTACGCGCAGCTGCGCCACTACGGACCCAGTGCGCCCGTGGACATCGCCCCCGACGTCCAGGCCGAGCTCGTCACCAGCTACGACGCCGCCCTGTACGTCCTGCAGAACCCCGCCTCCTTCGTGCGCGACTCCCGCCGCTGGAACGCCCTCAACGAAGGGCGCGTCCCGGCCGGCAGCCCGGCCCTGCCCATGATGGGCTACCGCCCCAACGCCCTCTTCAGCGACGGCGCGGCGCACGCCCGGCTGCGCGGGGCGGTGACCGACAGTCTCGCGACCGTCAACGAGCACCAGCTCATCCGGCAGACGCAGCAGTCCGCCAACTACCTGATCAGCCAGTTCAGTACCGACATCCGCGGCCAGGCGGAGCTGATGGCCGAATACGCCCAGCCGCTGCCCCTGCTGGTCTTCAGTGAACTGTTCGGCTGCCCGCCCGAGATCGGCGACCGCGTGATCGCCGGGATCAGCGGCATCTTCGAGGGGACCCCCGGGGCCGACGAGGTGCTCGGCGGGGCGCTCACGGAGCTGATCGCCCTCAAGCGGCGCCGTCCGAAGGACGACCTGACGACGCGTCTGATGGAGCACCCGGCCCAGCTGAGCGACGAGGAGGTCCTGCACCAGCTCGTCACCCTGCTCTCCGGCGGCACCGCGCCGCTGGCCGCGGCCATCGGCACCAGCAGCGCCCTGTACCTCGGGGAGGACTGGCAGGTCGGCCTCCCGGTCGAGGACGCGGTCTCCCAGACCCTCTGGAACTACGCGCCGATCGCCAACTACGCGGCCCACTACCCGACGCACGACGTCGAGCTCGGCGACAGGGTGGTCCGGGCCAACGACCCGGTCCTCATCTCGTTCGCCGCGGCCAACACGGACCCGAAGCTGACCGAACACCGCGAACAGCTCAGCGCCAAGGCGCACCTGGCGTTCGGGGCGGGCCCGCACGCCTGTCCCGCCAAGGACCCGGCTTTCATGATCACCGTGACGGCCGTGGAGACGCTGCTCAACCAGCTCCTCGACGTGGAGATGCGCGTCCCGTTCAAGGCGCTCACCTGGGCTCCGAGCCCGTGGAGCCGCACCCTGGTCACCCTCCCGATCCGCTTCACCCCGAAGGCCGCCCCCCAGGCGTCCAAGCCGGCCGGATCGAACGCGGGCCAGGCCTCGCAGCAGCAGGCGGCGGTCTCCTCGCCCGCCGCCGGCCCCTCGCGCACGAGCACTGGTGCCGCGCCACAGCCCAAGGGCGGCCTGTTCAGCCGCTTCCTGGCCTGGACCAGGGGCGAGTGA
- a CDS encoding cytochrome P450, translated as MGVTTTPSYDRRASASLFSRLRTARGQADPFPIYAELLARGEVVPAPWGGFAVTGFAACDQVLRSRQWLEPDREWRERQGPGTRWNAPSSREMSNTLAALNAPDHTRVRRAAGTFDRSTVERIGHNVERTADRLLDAFTERIHTGEADFSELVCEELPVATIGDWLGLPRADWSTLRQLTHDQVFTQELLPSASQLALSDTATAELRAYFMELVRDRRSHPGNDPVTGWIRTWDAIEPDRDKADEAVYFLVLFVLLAALETTATLLSTMTLRLVESPERWDMVADNPDLVPGFAEETLRHDPPTHVISRVAPEDTVLGGFEIRRDEMVHLMVAAAHRDPARHGDPDRFDPARVPGHLAFSGGIHYCLGAPLARLEAQTLLRRLIRRLPRLTLVRPPSMAPRVAFRRLLNLDVALA; from the coding sequence ATGGGGGTTACCACAACTCCGTCGTACGACCGCCGGGCGTCCGCCTCCCTCTTCTCCCGTCTGCGAACGGCAAGAGGGCAGGCCGACCCCTTCCCGATATACGCCGAGCTCCTCGCGCGGGGTGAGGTGGTCCCCGCCCCCTGGGGCGGCTTCGCCGTGACCGGCTTCGCCGCCTGCGACCAGGTCCTGCGCAGTCGTCAATGGCTGGAGCCCGACCGGGAATGGCGGGAGCGCCAGGGGCCCGGGACGCGCTGGAACGCGCCTTCCTCGCGCGAGATGAGCAATACCCTCGCCGCGCTCAACGCCCCCGACCACACCAGGGTGCGCCGGGCGGCGGGCACGTTCGACCGGTCCACCGTCGAGCGCATCGGCCACAATGTGGAACGGACCGCGGATCGGCTCCTCGACGCCTTCACCGAGCGAATACACACCGGCGAGGCGGACTTCTCGGAGCTCGTCTGCGAGGAGCTGCCGGTCGCCACCATAGGTGACTGGCTCGGGCTGCCGCGGGCCGACTGGTCCACGCTCCGCCAGTTGACGCACGATCAGGTCTTCACCCAGGAGCTGCTGCCGTCGGCCAGCCAGCTGGCCCTGTCCGACACGGCCACCGCCGAACTCCGGGCCTATTTCATGGAGCTGGTGCGCGACCGGCGCTCCCACCCCGGGAACGACCCCGTCACCGGATGGATCCGGACGTGGGACGCGATCGAACCCGACCGGGACAAGGCCGACGAGGCGGTCTACTTCCTGGTGCTGTTCGTCCTGCTGGCCGCCCTGGAGACCACAGCGACCCTCCTCTCGACGATGACGTTGCGGCTCGTCGAGAGCCCCGAGCGCTGGGACATGGTCGCGGACAACCCGGACCTCGTACCCGGGTTCGCTGAAGAAACGCTTCGCCACGACCCGCCCACCCACGTGATCAGCCGGGTCGCCCCGGAGGACACCGTGCTGGGAGGCTTCGAGATCCGCCGCGACGAGATGGTCCACCTCATGGTCGCCGCGGCGCACCGGGACCCGGCCAGGCACGGCGACCCGGACCGGTTCGACCCCGCACGCGTGCCCGGCCACCTCGCCTTCAGCGGCGGCATCCACTACTGCCTCGGCGCGCCACTGGCCCGCCTCGAAGCCCAGACCCTGCTCCGCCGGCTGATCCGGCGCCTTCCCCGTCTCACTCTCGTACGCCCCCCGTCGATGGCGCCGCGTGTGGCGTTCCGGCGCCTCCTCAACCTGGACGTGGCACTCGCATGA
- a CDS encoding RICIN domain-containing protein, producing MRRLHGLRGRTRRSLRAAMRPGQGCPVCFTDVGIPKVLTCWDMTIPGHEAACEASVCGRRKGANVTGLDEPHGSAAQQLGSALKALQRRSGRTLRSLESEVMTSDSSLSRYLRGSTVPPWSTVHDLCRALGADPSEYRALWEAADRCQPKPPAGAGPSAATEGRWRRWRRTAGRWVSHRWVWAAGGACAGLLCGGALALFGPWPSGSAPGQGAPGRQAASPKAVGKAGPQLDDHSRIFVNRVTGNCLDHSLDKGLRSFAPNGMSYQRWTVHPYPDGTSELRNHATGACLDSGDSALQGASCSKAATQKWVVTPLTDASVEIKSRTTGACLDDSGQGLRAVPCDGSNHQKWG from the coding sequence ATGCGGCGCTTGCACGGGCTGCGGGGCCGGACGAGAAGGAGTCTGCGGGCGGCGATGCGGCCAGGGCAAGGCTGTCCCGTTTGCTTCACCGATGTCGGGATCCCTAAGGTTCTGACCTGCTGGGACATGACCATCCCGGGACATGAAGCGGCCTGCGAAGCATCAGTGTGCGGCCGTCGGAAAGGGGCGAACGTGACAGGCCTCGACGAACCACACGGCAGTGCGGCGCAGCAGTTGGGGAGTGCGCTGAAGGCTTTGCAGCGGCGATCCGGTCGCACGCTGCGTTCACTGGAATCCGAGGTGATGACCAGTGATTCGTCGCTGTCGCGCTACTTGCGGGGCAGCACGGTCCCGCCGTGGTCGACCGTCCACGACCTGTGCCGGGCCTTGGGCGCGGACCCCTCTGAGTACCGCGCCCTGTGGGAGGCGGCGGACCGGTGCCAGCCGAAACCGCCCGCGGGCGCGGGCCCGTCCGCCGCTACGGAGGGCCGGTGGCGCCGTTGGCGGCGTACGGCAGGTCGGTGGGTATCGCACCGCTGGGTGTGGGCCGCGGGCGGTGCGTGCGCCGGCCTGTTGTGCGGCGGCGCTCTGGCGTTGTTCGGTCCGTGGCCGTCGGGTTCAGCACCCGGGCAAGGCGCACCGGGTCGGCAGGCGGCGTCCCCCAAGGCGGTCGGAAAGGCCGGACCGCAGCTCGACGACCACAGCCGGATCTTCGTCAACCGGGTCACGGGCAACTGTCTGGACCACAGCCTCGACAAGGGCCTGCGTTCCTTCGCGCCCAACGGAATGAGCTACCAGAGGTGGACGGTCCACCCGTATCCCGACGGCACCAGCGAACTGCGCAACCACGCCACCGGCGCCTGTTTGGACAGCGGCGACTCCGCGCTGCAGGGGGCGTCCTGCAGCAAGGCCGCCACACAGAAGTGGGTGGTCACACCCCTGACCGACGCATCGGTAGAGATCAAGAGCCGGACCACCGGAGCCTGTCTGGACGACAGCGGCCAAGGGCTGCGGGCCGTGCCCTGCGACGGCTCGAATCACCAGAAGTGGGGCTGA
- a CDS encoding RICIN domain-containing protein, translated as MNTVSTTTKRLRATVACVLLAAGLATASATHEADAAPTSALDSVQSFRNDATSACLDDSEHGIRTYTCLGNDHQKWNVHRWADGTRELRNIKTGRCLTDSPGGKVTPYPCDKAKDQSWIVHRYPDGAVELKNQQTGLCLDDSPAHHLRTFPCGTHSQKSPYQTWR; from the coding sequence ATGAACACCGTTTCGACGACAACGAAGAGGCTCCGGGCAACCGTCGCGTGCGTGCTGCTCGCCGCGGGCCTGGCTACGGCCAGCGCCACCCACGAGGCCGACGCGGCCCCGACGAGCGCGCTCGACAGCGTCCAGAGCTTCCGCAACGATGCGACGTCGGCCTGCCTGGACGACAGCGAGCACGGGATCCGGACGTACACCTGCCTGGGCAACGACCACCAGAAGTGGAACGTCCACCGGTGGGCCGACGGCACCCGTGAACTGCGGAACATCAAGACGGGCAGGTGCTTGACCGACAGCCCCGGGGGCAAGGTCACGCCCTATCCGTGCGACAAGGCCAAGGACCAGAGCTGGATCGTGCACCGCTACCCCGACGGGGCTGTCGAGTTGAAGAACCAGCAGACCGGCCTGTGCCTGGACGACAGCCCGGCCCACCACCTCCGTACCTTCCCGTGCGGGACCCACAGCCAGAAGAGCCCGTACCAGACCTGGCGCTGA